In Cellulomonas sp. JZ18, the DNA window CTGTCGGAGCTGTCCGCGCTCGAGAACGTCGCGCTGCCGGCGATGCTCACGGGTGCGTCCCGCGTCGAGGCCGAGACCGCCGCGCAGCAGTGGCTCGCGGCCCTGGGGCTGGCGGGCACGGAGGGCCGCCGGCCGGGCGAGCTGTCCGGCGGGCAGGCGCAGCGCGTGGCGGTCGCCCGCGCGCTCATCACCCGCCCCGACGTCGTGTTCGCGGACGAGCCCACCGGCTCGCTCGACCAGAGCACGGGCCACGACGTCATGCGCGTGCTGGTCGAGACGACACGTGCGGTCGGTGCGTCGCTGGTCGTCGTGACGCACGACGCGCAGGTCGCCGCGTGGTGCGACGCGCGCATCGACATGCTGGACGGGCGGGTCGTGCCGGCCGGGACCACGACCGGCGCCGGCGTCGGCCCCCGCGAGGGCGAGCTCGAGGCGATCCGGGCGGCGGTGGCCCGGTGAACCCGGTGCTCGCGCTCGCGCCGCGCCTGCAGCGCGCCGGCGGCCACGACGGGCGCACGACGACGCTGCTCGCGGTCACCGCGTTCGGGGTCGCGACCGCGCTGGCGCTGAGCGTCCTCGGTGGGCTGATCGGCTTCGTCGAGCGCGCGGCCCACCCGGCCGACGCCTACCAGCGCGAGTACGGCTCGTTCTACGTCACGCTCGCGGTGACGGCCGCGATCCTCCTGCTCGTGCCGGTCGTCACGCTCGCCGGCGCGGCCGCACGGCTCGGCGTCTCGCGCCGCGACGCGCGCCTGGCGAGCCTGCGCCTGCTCGGCGCGACGCCGCGCGAGGTCGTCGGCCTCACCGTCGTCGAGACCGCCCTGCAGGGGCTGGCCGGCGCGGTGGCGGGGTCGGCGCTGTACGGCGTGCTGCTGCTCGTGTGGTCGCGCATCCCGTTCCAGGGGCAGGCGTTCACGGTGGGCGACCTGTGGGTCGGCGTGCCGGCGCTGCTGCTCACGTGGCTGGCGGTGCCGCTCGTCGCCGCCCTGAGCGGCATGGTGTCGCTGCGCCGGGTCGTCGTCTCGCCGCTCGGCGTGGCGCAGCGGGTGCAGCGCC includes these proteins:
- a CDS encoding ABC transporter ATP-binding protein; the encoded protein is MVVRRPAPGRAGLIKRFGGTTALAGVDVAIPDGASLAVMGPSGSGKSTLLHCLAGIHTPDAGVVALRGREIQGLSEKERSLLRRSQYGFVFQFGQLLSELSALENVALPAMLTGASRVEAETAAQQWLAALGLAGTEGRRPGELSGGQAQRVAVARALITRPDVVFADEPTGSLDQSTGHDVMRVLVETTRAVGASLVVVTHDAQVAAWCDARIDMLDGRVVPAGTTTGAGVGPREGELEAIRAAVAR
- a CDS encoding FtsX-like permease family protein, translated to MNPVLALAPRLQRAGGHDGRTTTLLAVTAFGVATALALSVLGGLIGFVERAAHPADAYQREYGSFYVTLAVTAAILLLVPVVTLAGAAARLGVSRRDARLASLRLLGATPREVVGLTVVETALQGLAGAVAGSALYGVLLLVWSRIPFQGQAFTVGDLWVGVPALLLTWLAVPLVAALSGMVSLRRVVVSPLGVAQRVQRPGMKVVRLLVALVGLGVFMTLSALGGALGAALVAFLLGGLLVAFATMNAVGPWLVGRIGRIQLKRARTPAQLLAARRLLDDPRAVWRVVGASAWRRSSPGASRSCRSSPRGRATTRRSSCRCATSSRARC